The nucleotide sequence GTGTTTCATTTACACattatcactcactgccatcgagtcaattctgactcatggtaaccctacgggacagggtagaagtacccctgtgggtttctgagactgtcactctttgtggaagtggaaagcctcattttctctcctgacgaagacctggtggttttgaactgtgcacCTTGTGGATCGCTGCcaaacaggtaaccactatgcctccaggactCTATATTTCTGAAAAGGAGGTATAAGAGATGTGGAAGTTAGGGTTCAAGGGCTTTATATTTTTTGCCAATAAAACCTCCGATATATGTGACTGAGCTATGATTTCCACCCAAATCTGTTTGCCCGAAGCCTTAGTTTGCCCCATCATTGTTCTAAGCTATGTCTTTCCCTACTACTGTATTCTGCCTCAGCAGATGAAACAGGATCAGAGATCCATCCATCTGTTCCTCTTCTGTAGACCGCCAGAGCTGTGGGCTTCATCTCATTCCCAATCTCAACTTGTTCACAGGGCCAGATGCTCGGGCCCCACCCAAAGTTTATGACCCAATGACAGCTCAGAGACCAACTTCTTCTGAGAGATTCAGCCTGTGTCTCAATTCCGACACCAGGCACAGAGCGCTTGGATACCAGGCATAGCTTGGATTGAGGGTTCCTCGTTAGTCTGGTCAGTGACTTGCAGGCTTGCTTTCTAAAGGGCATGGTTTCTTGCTTTCTAAAGGGCATGGTTGTCTTCTGGAAGCATGAGACGGAGGGGGTTCTGGCCATGAGACAGGCAGATGTGGAAGTGGAAGTGGTCACATGTAGCTGGACAAGATGGCGGAACTCGCAGCCCTCCTGGGGAATGCGGAAGAGATGAGGAGATGCGGCTCAGCAAAAGGAAGGAGACTGATTCaggagggtggggcgggggtgggggcatgaCATGGGCAATGACCTAGGACTGGGAAGTCCCAGGAGTGGGCAGGTTCATTCACTGGGAGGTATCACACCCACTGTCAGGCATCAGCTCTTGGTGAGGGCCCTCGAGGGTGGGGTTTCAGGTCCCGTTCTGTTTCCTGGCCCCGGATTGGGCATAGAGGATCATGGGAACAGGATCCAGGGTACCACGTTGGATCCTCCAGGAGTTTGCTTTCTAAGGGGACCCTGAGAGGAGACACGTTGGAGAGGGATGGGGGTAGCACATTGGGAGATCAGGGAAGGAACCAAAGGTGCGTAAGGTTTGCCTGCTGTCTTGTTTGACTCGCAGGACAACTTGCTTTGTAGACATTCGGTCTTTTGAGTCTTGTACTGGTGCCCTGCCTAGGAAACCTTGGTAGGCCAAATGTTTCTCTGGGTTTATTGATATGGAAACGGAGGCCCAGGTACAACCCTCCTCCCCCAGTAACCCATCCTGTTGATTCCTGTGACCTGTAAGCATTGCTTTTGTCAACATCTCTCTCCGTTCCACCTCTCTGATTGCTCCTGGCCACACCAGCTCAGCAGCTTTAGCTGGGACAACTGTGATGAGAGCGACCCCGCTCTGATCAGGAGCCTGACCCTGGAGCCCGACCCCATCGCTGTTCCTGGGAACGTGACCGTCAGTGTTGAAGCCCTGACCAAGGTCCCGCTGGAGGTTCCTCAGAAGGTGAGCCTGGCGGTGGGTGGCGCCGTGGCCCTGAAGGGAATGCACTGTGGAAAGTGGAGAATCTCAGGATGCTGGAATGCCACAGCGCAGAGGGTGCCTGGATGCGCAGACTTTGACTCCCGGGTGGTGGGGCTGAAAGGAAACAAAGCTTGGTGACAGATGCCGCCTCCAGCGGGGGCGGGAGGGCACAGCGCTCGCAGGGCAGTGGGGTGGTTTTGCTGTAATTAAGAAGCGGACTGAACAATTAGCAAGTCCCTTCCAGTCGCTTTGAGGAGCTCTGCGGGCGGGCACTGtccggtaagcattgggctgccatcacCAGGTCAGCCGTCcaagcccagcagctgctccacaggagaaagatgaggcggacTGACACCCGCCCCTGCGCCccaagatctacagcctcagaaaacctctGTGGGGTCCCGGTGGCATAATCAACTCCTCTAGTTACTTCAGAAAAGGCGTGGGCTCGGAGGGGGGAAGAGAAAGAAACCACTTGGAATCTCCCATCCTCCCTAGGTATAAGCGGTAAGCGCGCGCATTTGCATTGCAGGGAAAactgcaagggggagacctgacaCGGCTCAGGCAGTCTCCttaatatataaagaaaatgtaaTCACTCGGCAGCGACTTTAAATGAAAGCTATTTTACCTTCAGATGAAATGGAAACCATGCCCAATGAACACCCCAAGTTGGAAAGGCAGTTACACTTGCAGCCCGAGTGCCCGGTCATGATAGCCATCAATCATTTTCTGAAATGGCCATGACATTTCAACTTGTCACGAACTACTCTGAGCTCACTATGAGAGGCAGTCAAAGTCAGGAGCGAAGACGTAGGGAGAACCTCTCTTTCTTTGGAGAGGGTTAGCCCTCCTCAATCGGCTTGGTAACTAAACATATCCTGCGGAAGACTTCGAAATGGAAAAATTACtgcagtcagtttcaactcatgctGCGCGGACTTCATTTGTTCATGACCTTGCCCGGTGTCCTTCTTCTACGTGTTTCATTCCTCTTCTAGCTCATCCCGATCTTCCCCAGTGAAAAGATTCTCGACAGGAGCAGCATGAAGGGCTCCCTTGTCCGGTGTCTCCCCTTTGTTACCCTCTTCCAAGTCCTCATTTCCTGCCCCACCTCCCTAAGCTTCATTTAATCTGGTCTCTCGCTTTTCTGAAATATATGTGCTGAATCTTCCAACACTGGCTACTGCAGTATCTGCCTCATCTACATCTCTGGGAATACACAGGCTTAAATCTGTGTCATTTACATTCATTTGGTCCTCAACCTCATTGATGCCCGTTCCCTGGGTGTAACGGGTATTGTCTGCTTCAGCATCAGCGTCAGCATCAACCAGCCCAGGACGAACTTCAAACACCTGGTGACCACTGATCGCTCGTGCTCTGCCTGCTTTGAAATGTCCAGATCTGGCTCAAGGTTAtcgattttctttcctttttccatgCAAGAAAAGATTCTAGGCAATTTTGATAACATTTAGACCTCgggcagaatgctttctttcaatGAGATCTAATGAAgtttcatcttctttctttttatctttcttcCACACAAATCCAGGGGGGTGTGCATGACGACACATACACATCTCACTGCCTCCAGGGCATACGCCAAACCGCCGCCGCACCTGCTGTTTACGACAGTGTCACATACTTCAAATGCTTGCACAGTGTTTgaattttgggctttttcttttcCGCCTCACTGTGCTTCTTGTTCACTGCTTCTTCCAGTTTTTCCTCATTTCAATCCTCCACCATCCCCTTTGTGAGTTCCTCATATCTGGCATCCCTGTAAACACTCCTTTTCACCTTTCCTCTGTGTGGGTCATGGGAGCCCTTTAGTGCCCTGGCCTGGCTGGAGGAGCGCACATACCACTGATCTGGGATCTGCGCCTGGACTCATGTTTTGAGCAGTAACGGTGGTTTGAACAGCTCATTTAGCTCTTGCAACGCTTCCTTCTTgtcctctttcctctgtttcttcgcAGCTTCACTTGGTGCCTCGCGATGTGGATTCTGTTGACCGAATTCAACTTGATGAGTAGCAGCCTTGATAAAGCTTCTGCTGCTTTGCTCCCTTCTTATTCTTTAGACCTaaagttttgtcttcagtgggctCTTTCTTCCACCCAgcctttttgctgcctctgccctgAGCCTGTTTCTTGGGAGGCATCGCGGAGCGGGTGGCCCCGGCTGACTCAAGCACAGGTGGACACGGTCAGGGGCTCTGGCCCCGCAGCAAGAGGATGAGGAAGCAgggcttctcccccaccccacccccgacaaGGTGCAGCCTCAGAGTTTTCCTGTAGCTCTCTATTAAGAATTCTTTCTGTTTTGGCTTTGAATTTTCCTCCTCTGATGGGTTTTGCCCTATGCCggctctggctttcttgagttttccTGTATGTTCGTTGGACCTTCTCCCACAGGATCATATATGACGTACATATGTTTCTGAAATGGATACACCGCAGTCCCTGCGTGATGTCCAATTGACGTACAACCTTGCATAGAACCTGAAGTTAGGAACCAAACGCCAGAAAGCCTAGAATAGGAGAAAATCTGAAGCATTTATAATGGCTTGCAATAACAAACATATGCTACTTTGAGACACACATCAGAAAATTATTACTGTGTCATTATGCCAAAGATGTTTTAAAGCCGcggttctcaactggtgggttgtgacccctttggtggggggcggttgaacgaccctttcacagggatcacccaattcataacagtagccaaatgacagttatgcagtagcaatgaaactaattttatggttgggggggtcaccaccccatgaggagctgtcttaaagggtcgcagcatgagtaTCTGCAATTGTCGAGTGCTTTTTATGCATAGAAAGGTACACTGTTTACTGAGATAAATATTAAGATGCCGTCTGGTAAGTGTTAGACTGAACTGCAAGGCCAGTCGTTCAAATCCACCCCTCATTGCTTGGGAGAAAAGTggagctgctcccataaagagcctcGGAAGCttcacacagggtcgctatgagtcagagtcagctcctTGGGAGCAGTTTGGACAGGACAACTATTTATTTGACTAACCACGGTTTGATATGAACTATACCTAACTATCCTGACATGGGTGGTGGATTCTCCTTCAGGATCTTCTCTGCTGGGGCACGGAGTTTAGAACTTGTACCTGCTATCTTTGGGGGTGtggaaaggagccttggtggtaccctgggttaagcactgggctgctcatcACAGGAGCAGCGGTTCAGATCCATTAGCTACTctgagcgagaaagatgaggctgtctgctctcataaagacttacagtcttggaaaccctaaggagcagctccactctgccctacggggtcactaagagtcagaatcaacacaatggcagcAGGTGCTGGCAGGCTGGGGCACGCTTTGCTCTCGAAACTCAAGAAGTCTGGTAGGAATCAAAAGCCCCCAGGGTCAGAGTGGAGCAGGGGCGGCCTCGCTTCTGCACACTGGCACCAAGCTGCCCTGCAGGGTGGTTGGGAAGGGCACACACAGCTGCTGCTGTAGCCATGCGGTGAGGTGGCCGTCAGCCATGCTGTGGGTTCGGGGTTGTGGCCGAGCTGCGGCCCAGGCCAGGACTGCCACGGCAGGACACCAGCTCCACCTTCTGGTGCCTTTGCAAGCAAGCCTCTCCCCCACCACACCCGCAGCTGTGTATGGGGTTGGGTGTTGCCCAGAGGATCCTCCCGTAGCGTCTACCTGTGTTTCATGTGTGATCAGTCTGTTCCTGCATCATACGTGTAGATTGCCCCGTCTCCCTCACCTCCTCCAGGCCTGGCCATTCTAGTTTCATCAGCTGGACCTACTGCCTTTTTGAATCTGCATGGAGTGGGCAGAGTTGTTCCTAGTGCACGGTCACTGGACTACCAACTGAAAGGCCGGGCGCACccgcaccagccactccgcaggacatGCTCTGGCAGCCAGGCCTGCTCCACAAAGAACCAGAGCACCAGGCACCCCGCAGGACAGCTCCATGCAGCCTCCCAGACTTGTGGtccagaactgaccctgtggcatCGTGCTCTGCATCTTCTGAGACCCACTAGAGGGCACTCTGATCCTTAGGTTTCTTTCAGTGCTGACCTGGAATTCGATGTGTTTGTAGAGGCTGATGTAAGCGGGGGCCCTACTTTCCTATTGTGTTGCCTTGCCCTCTGTATCACCGATCATTCCAAAGTGTTCTCCCGTCCTGCTCCTCTTGCTGTCCCTCCAATTTCTGGTACCCATCCTTCTCAGGCCTCTGTGAGATTTAACAGTGAGACGCATTAGCATTCTCCGTCTCCCCTTGGCCAATCCCAACAGCAAGGCCGATGAACTACCAACCAGTTGTGTGGCCTAaatatcaatcaatcaatcaatcaatcaatcaatcaatcaatcaatcagggGCCAGGTTCCTCAGGTTAGCTTCTTTCCGTGTTCTCTATTCAGGGTGTTGCCCAGCCCCATCCTAAAGTGCAGTGAGTGCGTGTGTGCAGGCCCTTCTGATGTTAGTGGGGAGGCTCTCTCACCTCTGTGCCTTCCACTTGCTTTCCCACCTTCTGGGTTTAGCCTGACTCCAGCGCCGCAGCTGCCCAAGAGCCCAGACTGTGCCTCTCAGGCGTTCTTCAGAGGGTTGGTGGCTATGGGAGTAATCGGGAGCCTACACTTACCCCACCTTCTTGCTCTGCCCCCTTCCAGTAGATTTTATCCAGATTACCAACTGCCACTAGTGTGCTGGAAGTGCCTGAAGCCTTCTGGGGAAGCCTGGGTTCCCAAGGAAAACCCAGCGCACAGTGCCATGATTAGCAGCTAGGTGACAACTTACATATGTCCtgccaccatgcttggtaaaatagagggcagtgaaaaagaggtaggcccttcttcaaggagatggatggacccagtggctgcaaacaatgggttcaaacatcggAATAATTGTGACGATGGCTTAGGATCGGGCAGGGCCATCAGTTCACATCGGCGTCCACGGAAGCCTACTTTGGAatttcctgttgttgttaggtcccatctAGTCCGGACtaatcatagcgaccctgcgcacaacacgaggaaacactgcccggtcccgtgccgtcctcacagtggttctgcgTGAGCCCATTGGGGCAGCTACCgtttcaatccatcttgctgagtctGGCTgggccagaggaggtacactggtgcagataggaactggaaacacagggaatccagggccgatgatcccttcaggaccagtggtgtgagtggcgatactgggagggtggagggagggtggggtggaaagagggaaccgattacaaggatctacatgtgacctcctccttgggggatgaacaacagaaaaatgggtgaagggagaccttgaatagggcaagatatggcaaaataataatttataaattgtcaagggctcatgagggagggggagtgggaagggaggggaaaaaatgagggcctgatgccaggggcttcagtggagagtaaatgttttgagaatgatgagggcaatggatgtacaaatgtgttttacacaattgatgtatgtatggattgtgatgagttgtatgagcccctaataaaaatgattaaaaaaaattcatcttGCTGAAGGGCTTCATCTTTTTGGTTGCCCAGttgctttagcaagcatgatggccttctccagagactggacatgtccaaaggacgtgagacagAGCCTcactctccttgcctctaagggacattctgactgtactttttgtaagacagatctgtttgttcttttggcagtccctggtactttcgatCTTCTTCACCAGCGCCATGATTCCCCAGGCTGTGTAAAGCTTtgccggagcagacagccttgatcTTGCTCCctcgggtttgaaccaccagccttgctgcTAGCAATCCAGCGTTTCCCCGACATCTCCCAGGGCACCTTGGTTAGGTTCTATTCAGTGGGTGGGTCATGACTACCAAAGGATCTCTACAACTGCCTGTGGGTCTGTGAGGGGGGAAAGAGACCCCAATTGATTTTGAAAAGAGACCACATTGCTGCAGCAGATGCTCTTGAAGGTCCCATCCAGTGAAAAAATTCTGTGcactgaagaagaagaaagagggtgaggggagggggaagctgtCCCTTTAAAGAGGTGAAGGAGGTAGGATATTTGCTCTTGGAGTTCCCACGAATAACCCTTTTCAAACTTCCTCATTAGGTGACGCTGACTGTGGAGAAGGAGGTGGCAGGCCTCTGGGTGAAGATCCCATGTGTGGAGCAGATAGGCAGTTGCTCCTATGAAGATATCTGTAGCATGCTCGACAGCTTCATCCCCcctgggcagagctgccccgAACCCCTGCACACCTACGGCCTTCCGTGCCACTGTCCCTTCAAATCAGTGAGTCCTTGGGGCGAAGGGCATGGTCTCCCCATAGGCTACCGTCAAGGGGCGGGGTGTGGGGAGAAGAGCCCTGGCCGGCATTGTCCTCCTGTGGATGCGATGTCTGGGTGGAGGTGAGCCACAGGTCTTTGGCCCCCGTTTACTATCTGTCTGAGCAACCGGAGACATGAACTCGCATGTGATCTCCAGGGCCGCAGAACGACCAGATTCCAGATTCCCCCGGGCAATGGCATTTTCAGACTTGGGTGACTCTTCACAGAGCAGTTCCTGCCTAGGGCCCTAGAGGTGGCCCCAGGAGAGGGTCTCAGCAGTAGGTCTCCCCTGACCGGTGGACTGCTTGGCTTTTTCCCTTGCAGGGCACCTACTCTCTACCCAAGTCTAATTTCCCCCTACCTGACCTGGAGCTGCCCAGCTGGCTCAGCACCGGCAACTACCGCATCCAGAGCATCCTGAGCAGCCAAAGCAAGCGCCTGGGCTGCGTCAAGATCGCCGCCTCGCTCAAGGGCAAATAACGGGGTGCGCGCCACCGCTTAAGCGCAGGATCTGTCTTGCATATGTCAAGTCCGGGTTCTGACTCTGTCCCCCTTTAACTCCTTTTCTTCACTGACTCCACTCCCCTTACTGAAAATCATTTCATGCCATCTATGCGTTAGGCAGGGGCAAACAGCCCCGGCCGAAGGAGAGGACCAGTCTGGCATCGAGGATGAGCCAGGCCATCTGCTGGGCTGGCCacttcaccctccttccctcctcggTGGCCTCCTCctctgggctgggggtgggggggcagtgggggagtGACACTTGTGGAGTGTGGAGCCTCTTGAAATACCTTTGTAACTTTTTctctaagtttgtttgttttgtttttctcacgGACTTAGATGCCCAGCCAAGAGAATTAACATTtctcatttcatttcattctaaCCCTCTTTTATAATGAAGCAATCAATGTAGTCCGTTCTTCCATTAACCTCTGTGATTCAGGATGCTTTTCTGGGTTTGCCCAACTCTGTAGAGTGCGATCCCCAGAAAAGGCAGGGCATGTGTATGTGAGGGGGGTCCCTGGGTGATATTCAAGAACATTCCTTGTGTTTAAGGAAGGGGGCCTGGTTGGGTAAGCGTTGTCataaggtgagtggttcaaatcccccagcagTTCCTCGAGAGAAGATAAGGCACTCTGCTTCTATGAAGATAAGAGCCTTGGGACCCCGGGCAGAgtcggtcactgtgaatcagaatcagctcaatggcagtggtgccTGCAGGGCCAACCAAGAGAcggaagcaagtgaccagggccATGAGAAACACGCCCATCTCCATTCCTGTCTGTCTTCCCCTGCTTTGGTAGAGATATGACAACAACATCGTCAAGGCATCGATACGAGACAGGCAGTACCTACCCTGTCCCGATTTGGGGAATAGTGGAGGAGGGAAGGGCTGGAGTACAGGGGACAGGACGTGCTCACAGGGGCACCTGGTATCTAGCTCTAAGCCAATTAGTGTGTAAAAATGGTGGGTGGCGGAGCAGCAGACCTCTTCGACCTTcatggtgtgtgtggggaggttggggggtgggtggcgGAGGAGAATCATTAGCAGGGTCAGTAGCCACGGCTGATTCTTCTGAAGCAGAGGAGGTGGGGTCAGCATGCCTCCACTTATCCACCCCCTTACCACTTTCCAGACGGCCTCCcatgcactctacttctctggccGTGGCCCCACAGAATCCCAGACACCACTTAGCAtgagggggtttattagggaagtgacAGGCCAGCATTCAGGGTCAAAAGCATCTCAGGGTCTGGTTCTTTTATCAGGACAGCCCCTTCCTATGCGCTCTGCTGGGCCTTGTTCTCATAAGGGCCTCTGGTCAGGGCCCAGAGGCCCCCCATTCCCACAGCCAACCTCGGAGTTTGACGACGCTTAGCTCGCTCTGGCCGGAAGCCCGTCACTCTGTCTCCTGGTTCTGTTGCTTCTCGCTGTCTCTGGTGCCAACACCACCTGCCCCAGCCTTGTGGCCTTGTTGGACCAACTGCTCTGTGTCAGCAGAAGCTGCAGAGTTGGGCctgccagcacctgctctgtggaACAAGGCACCCAGTGAAGAGAGATTTGCCCGCCATCCCATGACAACGCGGCTGTGCCCTGGACCACAGCCCAGCCTCTTGTTGGAAGCCTGGAAGGACAATAAAAGTTTCTAACTTGTGTTGTCTTGGTTATCTGTTTATTCTCCTGGAATGCCTGCCACTTGTTGGGGTGCGTTGTTTCTGTTGGAAGGATTTGACCCACTTGTCTCTgtgttctcctcctcctcctcctcaccatcCAGCTTCTTCCTCCGTCTGCTGATTCTGCTTCCCCATCAGAACACCGTCTCCCAGCCTTGCCCCTTCCTTGGGACCTTGCAGCCATATTTTTTCAGACACTTCCTAGAGGGCATTCCTGAAAGGGGTCTCTGGCTCAGTGAATTTTAGTTTGCCACATTTTGCCATGGTGTGCAAAATGTCCCGGTCAGCTGAGCTGTTGTGTTTCTTGGAAGGGGCTGTGGGCGGTCAGGCACCTCTATTATTTCCTGGATGAGGCAGca is from Tenrec ecaudatus isolate mTenEca1 chromosome 2, mTenEca1.hap1, whole genome shotgun sequence and encodes:
- the GM2A gene encoding ganglioside GM2 activator gives rise to the protein MALPLRAPLLIALGVLLAGPATPARILRSQLSSFSWDNCDESDPALIRSLTLEPDPIAVPGNVTVSVEALTKVPLEVPQKVTLTVEKEVAGLWVKIPCVEQIGSCSYEDICSMLDSFIPPGQSCPEPLHTYGLPCHCPFKSGTYSLPKSNFPLPDLELPSWLSTGNYRIQSILSSQSKRLGCVKIAASLKGK